The Microbacterium amylolyticum genome includes the window TGTCGGTGTCGGCCTGGCGGTGGAACGCGGAACGCGCCGCACGAGAGTTAGCGCGATCATCGTCGGCATTGGTTTCTTTTTTCTGGCGACGGTGGTTCGTTCGGACACCATCTGGCCCGCCACATTGTTCGGCGGGGCGTGCGGATTGACCACGCTACTGTCGGCCGTGAACCGCTACGCCGAGAGTCCGCACCTCGCGGGTGAGCCTTATTGGCGCAAGGTCGTGATCATGGCCATGCATTCGCGAGAGGTGAAGGCGTCCGCCCGCCGCGCCGAGTGATCGGGGTGTCGTTGTCGTCTCGGTCCCCACACATGATTCGCGTCTCCGGCGGAGGTACTGATGACGAGTAATGATGTGACAGGTTCACAAAGAGCCTTGGTGAAGGCGATCAGATTCATCTTCTTCCCCCTCGCGGCGGCGACGGGGATCACGTTTGTCGTCTTTGGCCACGTCATCCCCGGAATGGCAATCATCGCTGCCACGGCTCTTTTGGCCGTTTTCGCGGGAGTCTTCATTCCGCGAAACGCGGAACCGACGTCCGCTCTGGACGCGAGACGACAAAAGAACACGAGAATCGGCCTGGTCATTGGGGCCTCCCTCACTGTCGTGGGAATTGCCCTCACCGCGCTCGCACCGGGCTTTTTCTCCTACGTTTCGCTCATGTCAGGTATCTCGATGACCGGAGGGTACGTTCTCGCGTTCGTCGTCTTCGCACGGGATACCGCGTCATAGCAGAAACGCTGAAGCGGGGCCGCCCGGAGGCGGCCCCGCTTCAGCGTTGTGAGATCAGTTGACCTCGAGGGGGTGGGCAGAAACACGCCCCGACCCGTCGCCCGGATCGATCGCGTTGATGGCGTCAATCTCGGCTGCGGTGAGCGAGAAGTCAAACACGTCGAGGTTCTCGGCCATACGCTCCTTGCGCACCGACTTGGGGAACACGATGAAACCACGCTCGAGGTGCCAGCGGATGACGACCTGAGCCGGCGTTTTCCCGTGCGTCTCCGCAGCAGCGGCAACGGCAGGGTTCTCGAACAGCGGGTACTTCCCCTGACCGAGCGGCCCCCACGACTCGATCTTGGTGCCGCTCGTGGCAGCCCAGTCCAGAACGTCCTGCTGCTGATGCGCGGGGTGAAGCTCGATCTGGTTGATCGACGGGACGACTCCCGTGTCTTCCACGATGCGATCGAGGTGCGCCGGCAGATGGTTGGAGACGCCGATGGACTTTGCCAGGCCGGCGTCGCGAATCTCGATCAGCTTCTGCCAGGCGTTCGAATAGGTGTCGCGCTCGGGCGTCGGCCAGTGCGTGAGGTACAGATCAACGCTGTCGAGGCCGAGCTTGTCGAGGCTCTCGCGCATCGCATCGTGCGGCTGCTCGCCGGACTGGCGATCGTTCCAGAGCTTCGTGGTGATAAACAGCTCGGAGCGGTCGATACCGCTCTTCGCGATCGCGGCGCCAACGCCCTCCTCGTTCTTGTAGATCGCGGCGGTGTCGATGTGGCGATAGCCAATCTCAAGCGCCTCGCTGACGGCTTTCTCCGCCTCTGCCGGGGGCACCAAGAAGACGCCGAAGCCGAGTTGAGGGATGTCGTAACCGGAGTTGAGCTTGACGGTAGGAACAGTCATGCGCTCAGGCTACTCCCGCTCAGACCGTGCTCGGTTCGGGACGAGGCATTCAGCAGGCGCAGACACCGCTCCGCGCAGCGTCGCGCCGCACCCGCCCGCGCAGGAATAGACTGAAACGCTATGTCTTCCGCCGAACCCGTCATCTCGTATCCGCCCGAGCTGCCCGTCAGCGAGGCGCGCGACGAGATCATGGGCGCGATCCGCGATCACCAGGTGGTTATTGTCGCCGGCGCGACCGGTTCCGGAAAGACAACGCAGCTGCCGAAAATGGCGCTGGAGCTGGGGCGTAAGTCGATCGCCCACACCCAGCCGCGACGCATCGCGGCCCGCACGATCGCGGAACGCGTTGCCGAAGAACTCGGCAGTGAACTCGGCGGCCTCGTCGGCTACAAAGTGCGCTTCACGGATCAGGTATCCGCCGAAACGCGCGTTGCGCTGATGACAGACGGCATTCTGCTGAACGAGATCCACCGCGATCGACTGCTGAAGAAGTACGACACGATCATCGTGGACGAGGCGCACGAACGCTCGCTCAACGTCGACTTTCTCCTCGGATACCTGAAACAGCTACTCCCCCAGCGCCCCGACCTGAAGGTCATCATCACCTCGGCGACGATCGACCCGCAGTCGTTTGCCGCGCACTTCGCCGAACCAAATGGTGAACCCGCCCCGATCATTGAGGTCTCCGGGCGCACCTACCCCGTCAATATTCGGTACCGGCCCATGGTGTCGTCGGCGGCCACTTCCGCATCACCGCCGCCTGAGGATGCGGAGGACGCCGATCCCGTTGACGAGCGTCCGTATGACGCCGACGACGAGGTACAGGCCATCGTGCACGCCCTGCGCGAGCTCGATCGGGAAGCCCCCGGAGACGTTCTGGTCTTCCTGCCGGGCGAGGCAGAGATCCGAGACGCCATGGACGCCGTGCAGGGGGCGTTCCGCAGCCAGACCGCCCGCGTCGAGGTGCTTCCGCTCTACGGCAGGCTCAGCGCCGCCGAGCAGCATCGCGTTTTCGAACGATCACGCGTGACGGGCCTGAAAAGACGCGTGATTCTCGCGACAAACGTCGCCGAAACATCGCTGACCGTTCCGGGAATTCGGTATGTGATCGACACGGGAACCGCGCGCATCTCCCGCTATTCGCACCGGGCGAAGGTTCAGCGCCTCCCCATCGAGGCCGTTTCGCAGGCTTCCGCGCGGCAGCGCTCCGGTCGCGCCGGCCGTACGAGCCCCGGCATCGCGATTCGCCTCTACGCGCACGATGATTTCCAAAAGCGTCCTGAGTTCACCGACCCCGAGATTCTTCGCACCTCGCTGGCGTCCGTCATCCTGCAGATGCTCTCGCTCGGCTTCGGTGATATCCAGACATTCCCCTTCCTGCTCCCACCCGACTCACGCGGAGTGAAGGCCGCCTTCGATCTGCTCGTGGAACTCGGCGCCGTCTCTCTCGGACGAGGCGGCGGCAGTCCGCGCCTGACCCGCACGGGACGCGATATCGCGCGCCTGCCAATCGACCCCCGCTTCGCGCGCATGCTCATCGAGGCGAACAAAGACGGTGTGACGGAGGATGTTCTCGCGATTGTCGCCGGACTATCCATTCAGGATGTGCGTGAACGGCCGGAGGAAGAGCGTGAGAAGGCGCAGCAGGCACACGCGCGTTTCGTCGATCCCGCAAGCGACTTCCTGACGCTCCTGAACCTCTGGAACCACCTGCGCGACCGCCAGC containing:
- a CDS encoding aldo/keto reductase → MTVPTVKLNSGYDIPQLGFGVFLVPPAEAEKAVSEALEIGYRHIDTAAIYKNEEGVGAAIAKSGIDRSELFITTKLWNDRQSGEQPHDAMRESLDKLGLDSVDLYLTHWPTPERDTYSNAWQKLIEIRDAGLAKSIGVSNHLPAHLDRIVEDTGVVPSINQIELHPAHQQQDVLDWAATSGTKIESWGPLGQGKYPLFENPAVAAAAETHGKTPAQVVIRWHLERGFIVFPKSVRKERMAENLDVFDFSLTAAEIDAINAIDPGDGSGRVSAHPLEVN